A single region of the Halopiger xanaduensis SH-6 genome encodes:
- a CDS encoding HalOD1 output domain-containing protein, producing MSDNTTHSDSSSFRHIEVGTDGDDTPAVLHTSFDGGSDSIVVAIVEAVATVTGEDPIDMPPLFDTINPEALNRLVAPSTPRDQHVEISFEYQDCQITVSSRGDTVVVPDR from the coding sequence ATGAGCGACAACACGACCCACTCGGATTCCTCCTCGTTCCGGCACATCGAAGTCGGAACCGACGGTGACGACACCCCTGCGGTCCTCCACACCAGTTTCGACGGCGGTTCCGATTCGATCGTCGTGGCGATCGTCGAAGCCGTCGCGACCGTGACCGGCGAGGACCCGATCGACATGCCGCCCCTGTTCGACACTATCAACCCCGAGGCGCTCAACCGGCTCGTGGCCCCGTCGACCCCTCGCGACCAGCACGTCGAGATCAGCTTCGAATACCAGGACTGTCAGATAACCGTCTCGAGCCGCGGCGATACGGTCGTCGTCCCCGACCGCTAA